One genomic segment of Catalinimonas alkaloidigena includes these proteins:
- the lptC gene encoding LPS export ABC transporter periplasmic protein LptC produces the protein MLRRAIILGLFCVCVACSDDGQSPDDFKGYDGPVMEATDVELLHSDSAIVIVRLTADRQWEFENQDREFPEGIFIEFFEKDETKEASIKANHGYFNKQENKYTATGDVVVQNYKSNERLETEVLHWEPNKNEIYTDRYVEIITNGDVLMGEGLTSDESFTDWQILKPKGTLPLNEQTPIE, from the coding sequence ATGTTAAGAAGAGCAATTATATTGGGCCTTTTTTGTGTGTGTGTTGCCTGCTCGGATGATGGCCAAAGCCCTGATGACTTCAAAGGGTATGACGGTCCGGTGATGGAAGCGACAGATGTGGAGCTACTGCATAGTGACTCTGCTATTGTCATTGTCAGGCTCACAGCAGACCGTCAATGGGAGTTTGAGAATCAGGATCGTGAATTTCCAGAGGGTATCTTTATTGAGTTTTTTGAAAAAGATGAAACTAAAGAGGCCTCCATTAAAGCTAACCACGGTTACTTCAACAAGCAGGAAAACAAGTATACTGCTACCGGTGATGTAGTAGTACAGAATTATAAATCCAACGAAAGACTTGAGACTGAAGTACTACACTGGGAACCTAATAAAAACGAAATCTATACTGATCGTTATGTGGAGATTATCACTAATGGCGATGTATTAATGGGCGAAGGACTTACTTCAGATGAATCTTTTACTGATTGGCAAATCCTGAAGCCAAAGGGGACCCTGCCCCTCAATGAACAAACACCAATAGAATAA
- a CDS encoding hemolysin family protein: protein MDYYSITIVLICLLFSAFFSGIEIAFISADKLRIELAGKQGALSGRLLSHFLQKPSRFIGTTLVGNNIALVLYGIFMANLLEPWLVGQLPEIINNDITVLTLQTILATILVLIVAEFTPKSAFLIDPNGLLSIFAIPITMIYYIMYPFVWIIDKVSQFVIIYVLGFKYREDKPVFGLTDLNNYIKNTLSEEVLQESSKQHIQQSPPRVDTKIFSNALEFKTVKVRECMIPRTEVVAVDIEDDIGELKEAFMQSGHSKIIVYKESIDEVIGYCHSLELFKKPETISQILTPIIIVPETIPANELMIQFITEHKSLALVVDEFGGTAGIVSMEDIIEEIFGDIQDEHDAEDWVEMQLDEHNYLISARHEIDYLNEKFNWVIPAGDYDTLGGYILSLTGEIPTTGDVVRVPPFTFTIMSMHENRIDNVKVTVNSKQQEA, encoded by the coding sequence ATGGATTATTACAGCATTACCATAGTATTAATATGTCTTTTGTTTTCTGCTTTTTTCTCAGGAATAGAGATTGCCTTTATCTCAGCCGATAAATTAAGGATTGAATTAGCCGGTAAACAAGGAGCGCTTTCTGGTAGATTACTGTCTCACTTTCTTCAAAAACCCTCCCGTTTCATAGGCACTACGCTGGTAGGGAATAACATAGCCCTGGTACTTTATGGTATTTTTATGGCAAACCTGCTGGAGCCATGGCTGGTGGGGCAGCTCCCGGAAATCATCAACAATGATATCACGGTACTTACCCTACAAACCATACTGGCAACTATTTTGGTACTTATCGTGGCTGAATTTACTCCGAAGAGTGCCTTCTTGATAGACCCGAACGGACTATTGTCTATTTTTGCGATTCCTATCACCATGATTTATTACATCATGTATCCATTTGTGTGGATCATAGATAAAGTATCTCAGTTCGTCATCATTTATGTTTTGGGATTCAAGTACCGGGAAGATAAACCTGTTTTCGGACTTACTGACCTCAATAATTATATCAAAAACACACTAAGTGAAGAAGTGCTGCAAGAAAGTAGCAAGCAGCATATCCAGCAGTCACCTCCACGGGTAGATACTAAGATTTTCAGCAATGCGTTAGAATTTAAGACTGTCAAGGTAAGAGAATGTATGATTCCACGTACTGAAGTGGTAGCTGTGGATATTGAAGATGATATTGGGGAGCTTAAGGAAGCCTTTATGCAGAGTGGCCACTCCAAAATTATTGTGTACAAAGAATCAATAGATGAAGTGATCGGCTACTGTCACTCGCTGGAGCTTTTTAAAAAGCCCGAGACTATCAGCCAGATTCTAACGCCTATCATTATCGTACCGGAAACCATCCCGGCCAACGAGCTGATGATTCAATTTATTACCGAGCATAAGAGCCTGGCCCTGGTAGTGGATGAGTTTGGCGGAACTGCAGGAATTGTGAGCATGGAAGATATTATAGAAGAGATTTTCGGTGATATACAGGATGAACACGATGCGGAAGACTGGGTAGAGATGCAACTGGATGAGCATAACTATCTCATAAGCGCACGACATGAAATTGACTACCTTAATGAAAAATTCAATTGGGTAATTCCTGCGGGAGATTATGATACGCTAGGGGGGTATATATTATCGCTCACGGGAGAAATTCCTACCACCGGCGATGTTGTCAGGGTCCCCCCTTTTACGTTTACTATCATGTCTATGCACGAAAACAGAATAGACAATGTGAAAGTGACTGTTAACAGTAAACAGCAGGAAGCTTGA
- a CDS encoding peptidylprolyl isomerase produces MALISKIRERTALVVGFVALGLFLFIAADVFTSSSGLFSQEEAEVGEIAEQDISIQEYQQAIEEVKYNFSVNTGRNPTEREMISIRQQAWDKLIADIAFTEQFEELGIQVTESELVDMVQGNNITPEIRQAFTNPETGEFSRDQVVSYLQNLPQLQPQQQVAWQVFENNLKTGRRRIKYDNLITYADYITTQEAQQQYKAENTVAEVQYLYVPFYAISDTAINVTDAQLQAYLDEHPDEFKVEEGRTLSYVSFSIAPSGEDTTYFMEEIEQLKSNFASASNDSSFAAINTDGTGQAYGTYAPGQIPAQLQGVPLQQGQVYGPYPNNGAYTLFKVSEATEDTVSYAKASHILFKTEETPEAEARSKAQDVLNQLINGADFAQLARENSEDVTASRGGDLGWFPEGRMVTEFEDAIFSRNEAGLIRKLIKTDYGYHIIKVTEAPTDQAYKIATVVRELYPSDATRDQAYRKADYFASSVDNASSFTTQAQQESLDIQTAENIASSAQNIRGLGDARQIVRWAYNDASVGEISTVFELDDSYVVAVLTGSREEGTASLEAVRDEVATKVRAEMKGEQIAEKLKGLTGTLDEIASAFGTDASVYSSSDLKMSSNTLPNVGFAPKAVGKAFALDAGEVSEPIQGENGVVMIQLDAITEAPEIADYSTYKEQLQQQANQRSSFNISEAVREFADIEDERYKFY; encoded by the coding sequence ATGGCATTAATCAGTAAGATTCGTGAGAGGACTGCCTTAGTCGTAGGCTTTGTCGCGCTAGGCCTTTTTCTATTTATTGCAGCGGATGTTTTTACGTCAAGCTCAGGGCTTTTTAGCCAGGAAGAGGCAGAAGTAGGAGAGATAGCCGAACAGGATATTTCCATACAGGAATACCAGCAGGCTATAGAAGAAGTAAAGTATAACTTTTCTGTCAATACCGGACGTAACCCTACGGAGAGAGAAATGATATCCATTCGGCAGCAGGCTTGGGATAAGCTTATTGCTGACATTGCTTTCACCGAGCAGTTTGAAGAACTGGGAATACAGGTGACAGAGAGTGAGCTCGTGGATATGGTACAGGGTAATAATATCACTCCGGAGATTCGTCAGGCATTTACCAATCCCGAGACCGGGGAATTTAGCCGGGATCAGGTGGTAAGCTATTTGCAAAACCTCCCTCAGTTGCAGCCTCAGCAGCAGGTAGCCTGGCAGGTATTTGAAAACAACCTGAAAACCGGACGTAGAAGAATCAAGTATGATAACCTGATTACTTACGCTGACTATATCACCACGCAGGAGGCACAACAGCAATATAAGGCTGAAAATACCGTAGCAGAAGTACAGTACCTATATGTTCCTTTCTACGCTATAAGCGATACTGCAATTAATGTAACGGATGCGCAGCTTCAGGCTTACCTGGATGAACATCCTGATGAGTTTAAGGTAGAAGAAGGGCGTACACTAAGTTATGTTTCTTTCTCTATCGCACCTTCCGGAGAAGATACCACCTACTTCATGGAAGAGATTGAGCAATTGAAATCTAACTTTGCCAGTGCTTCCAATGACTCTTCTTTTGCTGCTATCAATACCGATGGTACCGGACAAGCGTATGGCACATATGCTCCCGGACAAATTCCTGCTCAACTGCAGGGCGTTCCTTTACAGCAAGGTCAAGTTTACGGACCTTATCCAAACAACGGAGCTTACACCCTTTTCAAAGTCTCTGAAGCTACTGAAGATACTGTGTCTTATGCCAAAGCAAGTCATATCCTTTTCAAGACCGAGGAAACTCCGGAGGCTGAAGCCAGAAGTAAAGCTCAGGATGTACTGAATCAGCTCATCAACGGAGCAGACTTTGCCCAACTGGCCCGTGAAAACAGCGAAGATGTGACTGCCTCTCGAGGTGGAGACTTAGGCTGGTTTCCTGAAGGCCGGATGGTAACTGAGTTTGAAGATGCCATTTTTTCAAGAAATGAAGCAGGACTGATCAGGAAGTTAATTAAGACTGACTATGGCTACCATATCATTAAAGTTACTGAAGCCCCTACAGATCAGGCATATAAAATCGCTACAGTAGTAAGGGAGCTTTACCCTAGTGATGCTACCCGTGATCAGGCTTATCGCAAAGCGGATTACTTTGCCAGCAGTGTTGATAATGCCAGCAGCTTCACCACCCAGGCACAACAGGAATCACTGGATATTCAAACTGCCGAAAATATCGCTAGTTCAGCTCAGAATATTCGTGGCCTAGGGGATGCCCGCCAGATCGTACGCTGGGCTTACAATGATGCTTCTGTAGGCGAAATATCTACTGTATTTGAGCTAGACGATTCCTATGTAGTAGCAGTACTTACCGGCAGCAGAGAGGAAGGCACCGCTTCACTTGAAGCTGTGAGAGATGAAGTCGCTACCAAAGTGAGAGCGGAAATGAAAGGTGAGCAAATTGCTGAAAAGCTAAAAGGCTTGACAGGGACACTTGATGAAATCGCCAGTGCTTTTGGTACTGATGCCAGCGTTTACTCCAGCAGTGATTTAAAGATGAGCAGCAATACCCTCCCCAACGTAGGCTTTGCACCCAAAGCGGTAGGTAAAGCATTTGCACTTGATGCAGGAGAAGTCTCAGAACCTATACAGGGTGAGAATGGCGTAGTTATGATTCAGCTTGATGCAATCACTGAAGCTCCTGAAATTGCTGACTACTCTACATACAAGGAGCAGTTGCAACAACAGGCCAATCAACGCAGTAGTTTCAATATTTCTGAAGCGGTGCGGGAGTTCGCTGATATTGAAGATGAACGCTATAAGTTCTACTAG